A genomic region of Arachis hypogaea cultivar Tifrunner chromosome 5, arahy.Tifrunner.gnm2.J5K5, whole genome shotgun sequence contains the following coding sequences:
- the LOC140184754 gene encoding uncharacterized protein, translating to MKDDRGEVYEGMKSDSEEDFEATYEADEKDENGDVGSEAIIKNVVVSPAVSQPMDVSPFMRNLDLDTIYVPKFPEYTNIGVVDLEEGEFRIGMEYSSRKSIVEAIRSYTISRGVDYTVYKSEPQTFYAKCKMYSHGCDWLIRTSLIRKKGCWEIRRYNGRHTCTIGTVSQDYSKY from the exons ATGAAAGATGATAGAGGCGAAGTATATGAAGGAATGAAGAGTGATAGCGAAGAGGATTTTGAAGCTACCTACGAAGCTGATGAGAAGGATGAGAATGGTGATGTGGGAAGTGAGGCAATAATAAAAAATGTAGTGGTTTCACCTGCAGTTAGTCAACCGATGGACGTTTCACCTTTTATGCGTAATTTGGATCTTGACACCATATATGTACCGAAATTTCCTGAATATACAAACATAG gTGTTGTTGATCTCGAGGAAGGAGAATTTAGGATCGGAATGGAGTACAGTTCTAGAAAGTCGATCGTCGAGGCAATTAGAAGCTACACTATTTCTAGAGGAGTCGATTACACTGTTTATAAGTCTGAGCCACAAACattttatgcaaaatgcaagatgtATAGCCATGGGTGCGATTGGCTTATCCGAACCAGCTTGATACGGAAGAAAGGTTGTTGGGAGATACGGAGATATAACGGGAGGCACACGTGCACCATAGGAACGGTTTCACAAGATTATTCCAAGTATTAG